The genome window CAGGAATGTCCCTGTCGTTACCACAATAGACCGCGCCCCATAAAAGACACCGAGCAATGTCAGGACGCCTCTTACCTTTCCGTCTTCGACGAGGATCTTCTCAATGGACGCCTGCTTGATGAAAAGGTTCTCCTGCGATTCCATGACCTCTCTCATCCCGAGACGGTAGATAACCCTGTCGGCCTGGGCCCTGAGGGACCACACCGCTGGCCCCTTTGACCTGTTGAGCATCCTGAACTGTATCCCTGCCCTGTCGGTGTTCCTTGCCATTTCTCCGCCGAGGGCATCGATCTCCCTCACGAGATGTCCCTTTGCAAGGCCGCCGATTGCCGGATTACAGGACATCTGGGCTATGGTGTCGAGGTTCATCGTAAAGATGCACGTTGCCATCCCCATGCGGGCAGAGGCGAGGGCTGCCTCACATCCTGCATGGCCTGCACCGATAACAACGACGTCGTAATCAGAGTTTTTGATCATGGTCCTCTTCCCGGCAGTCCTGGCAGGGATACTACCTCAGCTTCTTCAGGAGGCAGACAGCGTATGCAGCTATCCCTTCACCTCTCCCCACAAAACCCATCCCCTCATCGGTCTTCGCCTTAATATTGATAATGCCCGATGGAATTCCCGACCGAGACATGGCTTCTCTCATCGCCTCGCCATAGGGGGCGAGCCGTGGTCTCTCAGCAAGGATGGTTGAGTCTATCCAGGCCATACCATATCCATTGACGAGCGCCAGATCGGCGACGTACCTCAGCATCTCTACGCTTGAGGCGTCCTTCCATTGCGGATCAGAATCGGGAAAGTGCCTTCCGATATCACCGAGCCCCAGGGCGCCCAGGATCGCATCGATAACTGCGTGGCAGAGGACATCTCCGTCAGAGTGTCCCAGGAGCCCTTTTTTGTA of Thermodesulfovibrionales bacterium contains these proteins:
- the ispF gene encoding 2-C-methyl-D-erythritol 2,4-cyclodiphosphate synthase, yielding MRIGIGYDSHRLVEGRKLIIGGVDIPYKKGLLGHSDGDVLCHAVIDAILGALGLGDIGRHFPDSDPQWKDASSVEMLRYVADLALVNGYGMAWIDSTILAERPRLAPYGEAMREAMSRSGIPSGIINIKAKTDEGMGFVGRGEGIAAYAVCLLKKLR